One stretch of Rhizobium glycinendophyticum DNA includes these proteins:
- the rutA gene encoding pyrimidine utilization protein A, translating to MDIGVFIPIGNNGWLISTTSPQYMPSFELNKQIVQKAEKYGLEFALSMIKLRGFGGKAEFWDYNLESFTLMASLAAVTERIKLFASTAVLTLPPAIVARMATTIDSVAPGRFGVNIVSGWQMAEYDQMGMWPGDSYFGYRYDYSTEYVHIMKELWEKGACTFEGKHFTMKDCMMKPTPANKIEIVAAGQSPRGMEFAAEYADYNFVMGSGINTPTAYAPNNVKLMEAAAKTGRDVGAYVLFMVIADETDELARAKWESYRAGADVDALAWMADQGSKDATADANSTAKHINLPEGAVNFNMGTLVGSYANVARMLDEAGSVPGTKGIMLTFDDFLVGLDQFGERIQPLMASRTPAQIAAE from the coding sequence ATGGATATCGGTGTCTTCATTCCAATAGGTAACAATGGCTGGCTGATCTCGACCACCTCGCCGCAATACATGCCGAGCTTCGAGCTCAACAAGCAGATCGTACAGAAGGCCGAAAAATATGGCCTGGAATTCGCGCTCTCGATGATCAAGCTGCGCGGCTTCGGCGGCAAGGCGGAATTCTGGGACTATAACCTTGAAAGCTTCACCCTTATGGCGAGCCTTGCGGCCGTCACCGAGCGCATCAAGCTGTTTGCCTCGACTGCCGTCCTCACTTTGCCGCCTGCGATCGTCGCGCGCATGGCAACCACCATCGACAGCGTCGCGCCGGGCCGGTTCGGGGTCAACATCGTCTCCGGCTGGCAAATGGCCGAATATGACCAGATGGGCATGTGGCCGGGCGACAGCTATTTCGGCTACCGCTACGACTACTCGACCGAATACGTGCACATCATGAAGGAACTCTGGGAGAAAGGTGCCTGCACTTTCGAGGGCAAGCACTTCACCATGAAGGACTGCATGATGAAGCCCACGCCGGCGAACAAGATCGAGATCGTGGCCGCCGGCCAGAGCCCGCGCGGCATGGAATTCGCCGCCGAATACGCCGACTACAACTTCGTCATGGGTTCGGGCATCAACACGCCCACGGCCTATGCGCCCAACAACGTCAAGCTGATGGAGGCTGCTGCCAAGACCGGCCGTGACGTCGGCGCCTATGTGCTTTTCATGGTGATCGCCGACGAGACCGACGAGCTCGCCCGTGCCAAGTGGGAAAGCTACCGCGCCGGCGCCGATGTCGACGCACTGGCCTGGATGGCCGATCAGGGCTCGAAGGACGCGACAGCGGACGCCAATTCGACCGCCAAGCACATCAATCTTCCCGAGGGTGCCGTCAATTTCAACATGGGCACGCTGGTTGGTTCCTATGCCAATGTCGCGCGCATGCTGGACGAAGCCGGCAGTGTTCCCGGTACCAAGGGCATCATGCTGACCTTCGACGACTTCCTCGTCGGCCTCGATCAGTTTGGCGAACGCATTCAGCCGCTGATGGCCTCGCGCACGCCGGCCCAGATCGCGGCTGAATGA
- a CDS encoding GntR family transcriptional regulator: MDVDQKHTNWKPELDTAPLYLQVAHHLEGRISNGDYPVGSLLPTENEIAAALGVSRQTVRQAIGTLRNKGRLSARKGVGTRVEAGFDPERKRFIAHSRSELFEIAAETEFVIDTKEEISAQGKLAVELGCRPGRKFFHMAGIRYPGNRSRPFSWNEVYVDSKLSAAVKDITVARSAIFHYIEQFTGEKIQEIQQDIKPLVLDEVIASKLDVKPGDLALVVTRRYYGSGRRLLEYAFQVLPAERFTFTTTLRAEG; the protein is encoded by the coding sequence ATGGACGTGGATCAGAAGCACACCAACTGGAAACCTGAACTTGATACGGCTCCGCTTTATCTTCAGGTGGCCCACCATTTGGAGGGTCGCATCAGCAATGGCGACTATCCGGTGGGTTCGCTTCTGCCGACGGAAAACGAAATTGCGGCGGCTCTCGGCGTCAGCCGTCAGACGGTGCGCCAGGCAATCGGGACTTTGCGCAACAAGGGACGTCTCTCAGCCCGAAAGGGTGTGGGGACCCGCGTCGAGGCGGGATTTGACCCGGAGCGCAAGCGCTTCATTGCCCATTCACGCTCCGAGCTTTTCGAAATCGCTGCTGAGACCGAATTCGTCATTGACACCAAGGAGGAGATTTCCGCCCAAGGCAAGCTTGCCGTCGAGCTCGGCTGCCGACCAGGTCGAAAATTCTTCCATATGGCCGGCATTCGTTACCCGGGCAACCGCAGCAGGCCATTTTCCTGGAATGAGGTCTATGTCGATTCGAAATTGTCGGCTGCCGTTAAGGATATCACCGTCGCACGCAGCGCGATCTTCCATTATATCGAGCAGTTTACCGGCGAGAAAATCCAGGAAATTCAGCAGGATATAAAGCCTCTTGTGCTGGACGAGGTGATCGCCTCCAAGCTCGACGTCAAGCCGGGAGATTTGGCGCTCGTCGTGACCCGCCGCTATTACGGCTCCGGCCGTCGCCTTTTGGAATACGCCTTCCAAGTCCTGCCGGCAGAGCGTTTCACCTTCACCACCACGTTGCGCGCCGAGGGCTGA
- a CDS encoding MFS transporter, with the protein MSDLIAGEAPPARRVSSLLQTLAAATLIQIVATASVLALTAIAPTVAADLDIGAYWIGYQISLIYASGMFSSAVAGTLVQRFGPVRIEQVALICFVLGFAGIASASIPLIVVASLFIGIGYGLNNPASSEMLSRVTPQSKRNIVFSLKQSGVPLGGILASFAFPFLSRYVDWHVALLIGALAPLSTMGLLAITHAADPIVPASSRSLLKGLIEEQSTIWRHPRLRALCGLGFAYSAMQLSISAFAVVTLVHDAGWSLLSAGSVAAAMQLAGALGRVFWGVVADRIGGGFLTLALLGLLGGTGYALLFFLQDLPVVLQVTLFVLTGGVTIGWNGVLLAEVAHNAPHGRVGAITGGVLVYTFIGVIVGPSSFAAVYALTGHYGASFMIFSLFGLAGMIVAWRAHRNRT; encoded by the coding sequence ATGTCGGATCTCATTGCCGGAGAGGCGCCGCCCGCGCGCCGCGTCTCGTCCCTCCTCCAGACGCTTGCAGCCGCAACGCTTATCCAGATCGTGGCGACCGCGAGCGTGCTGGCGCTCACGGCAATCGCTCCGACCGTGGCTGCCGATCTCGATATCGGCGCCTACTGGATCGGCTACCAGATCAGCCTGATTTATGCGTCGGGCATGTTTTCGTCGGCTGTCGCTGGCACGCTGGTGCAGCGTTTCGGGCCGGTGCGCATCGAGCAGGTCGCGCTCATCTGCTTCGTGCTCGGCTTTGCCGGCATTGCAAGCGCCAGTATCCCGCTGATCGTTGTCGCCTCGCTCTTCATCGGCATTGGCTACGGGCTGAACAACCCGGCCTCGTCGGAGATGCTGAGCCGCGTGACGCCACAGTCCAAACGCAACATCGTTTTTTCCTTGAAGCAATCAGGAGTGCCACTCGGCGGCATCCTGGCAAGCTTCGCCTTTCCCTTCCTGTCGCGTTATGTCGACTGGCACGTGGCACTGCTGATCGGTGCGCTTGCGCCACTCTCGACCATGGGGCTGCTGGCGATAACCCATGCCGCAGACCCGATCGTTCCGGCCTCGTCCCGCTCGCTTTTGAAGGGGCTCATCGAAGAACAATCGACGATCTGGCGCCATCCGCGCCTGCGTGCGCTATGCGGCCTGGGATTTGCCTATTCGGCGATGCAGTTGTCGATCTCCGCCTTTGCCGTCGTCACCCTCGTGCATGATGCGGGATGGTCACTGCTGTCGGCCGGCTCGGTCGCTGCGGCAATGCAGCTGGCGGGCGCGCTGGGTCGCGTCTTCTGGGGCGTCGTCGCCGACCGGATCGGCGGCGGCTTTCTGACGCTCGCCCTGCTCGGCCTCCTCGGCGGCACGGGCTATGCGCTTCTCTTTTTTTTGCAAGACCTGCCCGTCGTCCTGCAAGTCACCCTCTTCGTTTTGACCGGTGGCGTCACGATCGGCTGGAATGGGGTACTCCTGGCAGAAGTGGCGCACAACGCCCCCCATGGCCGCGTCGGCGCCATTACCGGTGGCGTTCTGGTCTACACCTTCATCGGTGTCATCGTCGGCCCCTCGTCCTTTGCCGCCGTCTATGCGCTGACCGGCCACTACGGCGCGAGCTTCATGATCTTCTCGCTGTTCGGCCTTGCCGGCATGATCGTCGCCTGGCGGGCCCATCGCAACCGCACCTGA
- a CDS encoding sugar ABC transporter substrate-binding protein: MRLLIASSFLAASTAAVIATPAAADPMADAKAIIEQHRAMPVFEAPGEPFDAKACMADKKVLSIPISMTIPFNVELQKAMASAAEEVGFTYTTWDNQLKIDQWVQGISQAISQKYDVIDLAGGLNPEVLGPQLGEARAAGLKISTTHFYDVTQPAVDSVDYSGKVDFTGAGKLLAAWAYVQTEGKPNVLIIGSSDVLPSIPFVQSIQDELKTLCPDCVQKHLDVPVSEWATKIQSGTQSALLADPSINYILPIYDSMSQFVVPALRITGSEGSVKLASFNGTPFVLDMVREGQVEMDIGESLGWAGYAAIDNIMRMLCGKPEVAKLNVPLLVFDKDNIQTAGVPANFNDGYGDAHLDGFRKLWKLK, encoded by the coding sequence ATGCGCCTGCTTATCGCCAGTTCGTTCTTGGCCGCCTCCACTGCTGCGGTCATCGCCACACCCGCCGCTGCAGATCCGATGGCCGACGCCAAGGCCATTATCGAGCAGCACCGTGCGATGCCGGTCTTCGAGGCACCCGGTGAGCCTTTCGACGCCAAGGCCTGCATGGCAGACAAGAAGGTCTTGTCGATCCCGATCTCGATGACCATTCCTTTCAATGTCGAGCTGCAAAAGGCTATGGCTTCGGCAGCCGAAGAGGTCGGCTTCACCTATACGACCTGGGACAACCAGCTCAAAATCGACCAGTGGGTACAGGGGATTTCGCAGGCGATCAGCCAGAAATACGACGTCATCGATCTCGCGGGCGGCCTTAATCCGGAAGTGCTCGGGCCGCAGCTCGGCGAGGCCCGTGCCGCCGGCCTGAAGATCTCCACGACCCATTTCTATGACGTCACGCAGCCGGCCGTCGACAGCGTCGACTATTCCGGCAAGGTCGACTTCACCGGTGCTGGTAAGCTGCTGGCCGCCTGGGCCTATGTGCAGACCGAGGGTAAGCCGAACGTTCTGATCATCGGCTCGTCCGACGTGCTTCCGTCGATCCCCTTCGTCCAATCGATCCAGGACGAGTTGAAGACGCTCTGCCCGGATTGCGTTCAGAAACATCTCGACGTTCCGGTTTCCGAATGGGCGACCAAGATCCAGTCCGGCACCCAGTCTGCGCTGCTGGCCGACCCGTCGATCAACTACATCCTGCCGATCTATGATTCCATGTCGCAGTTCGTCGTACCGGCGCTGCGCATCACCGGATCGGAAGGGTCCGTGAAGCTCGCAAGCTTCAACGGCACACCTTTCGTGCTCGACATGGTGCGCGAAGGACAGGTTGAGATGGATATCGGCGAAAGCCTCGGCTGGGCCGGTTATGCGGCGATCGACAACATCATGCGCATGCTCTGCGGCAAGCCGGAAGTGGCGAAGCTCAACGTACCCCTCCTGGTCTTCGACAAGGACAATATCCAGACCGCAGGCGTGCCCGCCAACTTCAACGACGGCTATGGCGACGCCCATCTCGATGGCTTCCGCAAGCTGTGGAAGCTGAAGTAA
- a CDS encoding sugar ABC transporter ATP-binding protein — protein sequence MTENAVLTMNNIRMRFGSYYALKGVSLSIRRGEVFGLLGQNGSGKSTMIKVLAGFHQPEEGSEVILWGQTMPLPLNPMEIKKRGVTFVHQHLGLVSSLTVMENMRVTALGQKTPLFVNWKKEAAAISRLFAEFDLTIDPFETVANLPPVERAFVAIIRAFEELRASDAGYGGEGILVLDEPTPFLPADDVQRLFALIRSIVKTGASVVIVTHDIDEVRDITDRVAILRDGELVDVLDTKVAERQSILDTIVGSRIDAFEKKRMANAGVPAAVSVRGFSDGTNTPFNFEIRAGETLGVTGLIGSGFAALPYLLYGARSGTGEITLDGRTISLSTITPLAAQKLGIAFLPGDRLGAAGIGTLSVTDNITLPVLHGLLKPYGLDRPGMTREAARLAQIHDVRPQDPNLPLGSLSGGNQQKVLLAKWLQIKPKLLMLDEPTQGVDFGARQQIFKALDRAAAEGTAILCASTDNEQLEQICDRIIVFSRGRPVIELKGAEISRKSITEACFHSHDAEAAE from the coding sequence ATGACCGAGAATGCCGTGCTCACCATGAACAACATCCGCATGCGGTTCGGCAGCTATTACGCGCTCAAGGGTGTTTCGCTGTCGATACGCCGCGGCGAGGTGTTCGGGCTACTCGGCCAGAACGGCTCCGGCAAGTCGACGATGATCAAGGTGCTCGCGGGCTTCCACCAGCCGGAGGAGGGCTCGGAAGTGATCCTGTGGGGGCAGACCATGCCCCTGCCGCTCAATCCCATGGAGATCAAGAAGCGCGGCGTCACCTTCGTGCATCAGCATCTGGGTCTCGTTTCCTCATTGACCGTGATGGAAAACATGCGCGTCACCGCGCTCGGCCAGAAGACACCTCTGTTCGTCAACTGGAAGAAAGAAGCGGCTGCAATCTCCAGGCTGTTTGCGGAATTCGACCTCACCATCGATCCCTTTGAGACAGTTGCGAACCTGCCGCCGGTCGAACGGGCCTTCGTCGCCATTATCCGCGCCTTTGAAGAACTGCGTGCCTCAGATGCCGGCTATGGCGGTGAGGGTATTCTCGTCCTCGACGAACCCACCCCCTTCCTGCCGGCGGACGATGTGCAGCGGCTGTTTGCCCTCATCCGCTCGATCGTCAAGACCGGCGCCTCCGTGGTCATCGTCACGCATGACATTGACGAGGTGCGCGACATCACCGACCGGGTGGCGATCTTACGCGATGGAGAACTGGTCGACGTGCTCGATACCAAAGTCGCCGAGCGGCAGTCGATCCTCGACACGATCGTCGGCTCGCGGATCGATGCGTTCGAGAAGAAGCGTATGGCAAATGCCGGCGTACCGGCGGCTGTCAGCGTGCGCGGTTTTTCCGATGGCACGAACACGCCTTTCAACTTCGAGATCCGGGCGGGCGAAACGCTTGGTGTCACCGGTCTGATCGGCTCGGGCTTTGCAGCCCTCCCCTATCTCCTCTACGGCGCACGCAGTGGCACCGGCGAGATTACCCTTGACGGCCGAACGATCTCGCTTTCCACGATCACGCCGCTTGCCGCGCAAAAACTCGGCATCGCCTTCCTGCCCGGCGACCGTCTGGGGGCGGCGGGCATCGGTACGCTGTCTGTCACCGACAATATCACCCTTCCCGTGCTCCATGGCCTGTTGAAGCCCTACGGCCTCGATCGTCCCGGCATGACGCGCGAGGCGGCCCGGCTGGCACAGATCCATGATGTCAGACCGCAGGATCCGAACCTGCCGCTCGGCTCTCTTTCGGGCGGCAACCAGCAAAAGGTGCTGCTCGCCAAGTGGCTCCAGATCAAGCCCAAGCTGTTGATGCTGGACGAACCGACGCAGGGCGTCGATTTCGGCGCCCGCCAGCAGATCTTCAAGGCGCTCGACCGGGCAGCAGCGGAGGGCACGGCGATCCTCTGTGCTTCGACCGACAACGAGCAGCTTGAGCAGATCTGCGACCGGATCATCGTGTTTTCGCGCGGCCGGCCCGTCATCGAGCTCAAGGGTGCCGAGATCTCCAGAAAATCCATCACCGAAGCCTGTTTCCACAGCCATGACGCGGAGGCTGCAGAATGA
- a CDS encoding ABC transporter permease: MTTLDMPTTKPITRPKSRFTLKTEAERFALVGAWLLLIMIFGTLMPDSFLSWRSFSTLFGSQAVLVVLTLAIIIPLTSGDFDLSGASTLTMSSMLIAVLNVKLGWPIVPVMLIALASGLIIGAVNAFFVLYFRIHSLIVTLGVGTFVNGLILWVSNSQTISGVSMGLVQWVIINRFLGIPLAFFYALILAGVIWYALEFTIPGRKLLFVGRGREVSRLNGIDVDRVRATSFVLSGLISAFAGMLYAGMTGSADPLSGLNLLLPAFAAAFLGATTISPGRFNAFGAVISVYFLVTGITGLTMLGADAYVQNLFYGGALVIAVSLSQLVRNRQPQDFS; encoded by the coding sequence ATGACGACGCTCGATATGCCAACGACCAAACCGATCACCCGGCCGAAGAGCCGTTTCACCCTGAAGACGGAGGCCGAACGCTTTGCGCTGGTGGGTGCCTGGCTGCTTCTGATCATGATCTTCGGCACGCTGATGCCCGACAGTTTCTTGAGCTGGCGCAGCTTCTCGACGCTGTTTGGCTCGCAGGCCGTGCTTGTGGTGCTGACGCTTGCCATCATCATTCCGCTGACGTCAGGCGATTTCGATCTCTCCGGCGCTTCAACGCTGACGATGAGCTCAATGCTGATTGCGGTCCTCAACGTCAAGCTCGGCTGGCCGATCGTGCCGGTCATGCTGATTGCCCTTGCAAGCGGCTTGATCATCGGGGCAGTCAACGCCTTTTTTGTCCTCTACTTCCGCATCCACTCCTTGATCGTGACACTCGGCGTCGGCACCTTCGTCAACGGCCTGATCCTCTGGGTCAGCAATTCGCAGACCATCTCCGGTGTTTCGATGGGTCTTGTGCAATGGGTGATTATCAATCGCTTCCTCGGCATTCCACTGGCCTTCTTCTATGCACTGATCCTTGCGGGGGTGATCTGGTATGCGCTGGAATTCACCATCCCAGGTCGCAAGCTGCTCTTCGTTGGCCGGGGCCGCGAAGTCTCGCGCCTGAACGGCATCGATGTGGACCGCGTGCGGGCCACCTCCTTCGTTCTGTCGGGTCTGATTTCGGCCTTTGCCGGCATGCTCTATGCGGGCATGACCGGCTCGGCCGATCCGCTATCGGGGCTCAACCTGCTGCTGCCGGCCTTTGCCGCTGCCTTTCTCGGCGCCACGACCATTTCGCCCGGTCGCTTTAACGCCTTTGGTGCTGTCATCAGCGTCTACTTTCTCGTGACCGGCATCACCGGGCTCACCATGCTCGGCGCTGATGCCTATGTACAGAACCTGTTTTATGGCGGCGCCCTGGTCATTGCCGTGTCGCTCAGCCAGCTCGTTCGCAACCGTCAGCCACAGGATTTCAGCTGA
- a CDS encoding amidase, translated as MSDTDPKNLREAAGLIRSGKISSVELTMAALDRAKASRERLNAFIEIEEETALAAAQASDAALASGKALGPLHGVPLAHKDMYDRAGFVTGCGSKIRATHMATSTSTVMQRLEAAGAISIGRLNMSEFAMGPTGHNFHHGRAINPVDPERITGGSSSGSGAAVGGGVVLAALGSDTGGSIRLPAACCGVVGIKPTQGRVSRHGAMPLSFSQDCIGPLARSVEDAYLLLQLISGPDGQDTTCAAIDPPGALTSDLSSLRIGIAGGIFADNLDAETAKGVEIAAKVLADSAQSVTAATIPDFSAIAELANAVAMAEAGSFHFDWMRDRPEDYGPQVRMRLSQSLAIPAPIYLRALQARSIMLEQFLDAAFAKADVLIAPTMPFVVPLSADVDVGSSPSMNAVTSAMTSLTRPFSYLGLPVVTVPVGVSAQGLPVALQIIARPWREDLAASIALHLESRLAVPAFQSMSTLNRPAA; from the coding sequence ATGAGCGACACCGATCCGAAAAACCTGCGCGAGGCCGCCGGGTTGATCCGATCCGGCAAGATTTCGTCGGTCGAACTGACCATGGCGGCACTTGACCGGGCCAAGGCCAGCCGAGAGCGGCTGAATGCCTTCATCGAAATCGAGGAAGAGACAGCCCTTGCCGCCGCTCAGGCTTCGGATGCAGCGCTTGCAAGTGGAAAGGCGCTTGGGCCGCTCCATGGCGTGCCGCTTGCCCACAAGGACATGTATGACCGCGCCGGTTTCGTCACCGGCTGCGGCTCAAAGATCCGCGCAACCCATATGGCCACCTCCACTTCGACGGTGATGCAGAGGCTTGAAGCGGCCGGTGCGATCTCGATCGGGCGGCTCAATATGAGCGAATTCGCCATGGGACCGACCGGCCACAACTTCCACCATGGCCGTGCCATCAATCCTGTTGACCCCGAGCGTATCACCGGCGGTTCGTCCTCCGGCTCGGGTGCGGCGGTCGGCGGCGGTGTGGTGCTCGCCGCGCTTGGCTCCGATACAGGCGGATCGATCCGTCTGCCGGCTGCCTGTTGCGGCGTGGTCGGCATCAAGCCAACGCAGGGGCGGGTCAGCCGACATGGCGCCATGCCGCTGTCGTTTTCGCAGGATTGCATCGGTCCGCTGGCCCGCTCGGTCGAGGATGCCTATCTGCTGCTGCAGTTGATCTCGGGGCCCGACGGACAGGATACGACCTGTGCTGCCATCGATCCGCCGGGTGCGCTCACCAGCGACCTTTCCTCCCTGAGGATCGGGATAGCCGGCGGAATTTTCGCCGACAATCTCGATGCCGAGACGGCCAAGGGGGTGGAGATTGCAGCAAAGGTTTTGGCTGACAGCGCCCAAAGCGTTACGGCCGCAACGATCCCTGATTTCTCCGCCATTGCCGAACTTGCCAATGCTGTTGCCATGGCCGAAGCCGGAAGTTTTCATTTCGACTGGATGCGGGACCGACCAGAAGACTATGGCCCGCAGGTCCGCATGCGGCTCTCGCAGTCGCTCGCCATTCCCGCGCCAATCTATCTGCGGGCATTGCAGGCCCGCTCGATTATGCTCGAGCAATTCCTGGACGCAGCCTTTGCCAAGGCCGATGTGCTGATTGCCCCGACCATGCCATTCGTCGTGCCGCTCTCCGCAGATGTCGATGTCGGATCGAGCCCCTCGATGAATGCTGTCACCAGCGCCATGACGTCGCTGACGCGGCCCTTCAGCTATCTGGGGCTGCCGGTGGTGACCGTTCCCGTCGGCGTCTCGGCGCAAGGACTGCCCGTGGCGCTGCAGATCATCGCCCGGCCCTGGCGCGAAGATCTGGCAGCCAGCATCGCCCTTCATCTCGAAAGCAGGCTGGCAGTGCCGGCCTTTCAATCCATGTCCACCTTGAACAGGCCAGCGGCATGA
- a CDS encoding flavin reductase — protein MNTVPTLTAPVEPLSDVSQKAFRDAMAKMAAAVNIITTDGPAGKAGFAATAVCSVTDSPASLLICLNRSASVFETVIANGVVSVNVLSAEHQVLSSLFGGKTPVEERFAAADWHLGVTGAPMLSDAMVSFDCTITETQDIGTHRILFCSVKAIEERDASGALLYYKRSYHHLPA, from the coding sequence ATGAACACCGTTCCGACCCTGACCGCACCTGTCGAACCCTTGAGCGACGTCAGTCAGAAGGCTTTTCGCGACGCCATGGCGAAGATGGCGGCCGCCGTCAACATCATCACGACCGATGGACCCGCCGGCAAAGCCGGCTTTGCCGCAACCGCCGTCTGCAGCGTGACCGACAGCCCGGCCTCGCTGCTGATCTGTCTGAACCGCAGCGCCTCCGTATTCGAGACGGTGATCGCCAATGGGGTTGTCAGCGTCAACGTGCTGTCAGCTGAACACCAGGTTCTGTCGTCACTGTTCGGCGGCAAGACGCCGGTCGAGGAGCGCTTTGCGGCTGCCGACTGGCATCTTGGGGTAACCGGGGCGCCGATGTTGTCGGATGCGATGGTGTCCTTCGACTGCACCATCACAGAGACCCAGGACATCGGCACCCACCGCATCCTGTTCTGTTCGGTGAAGGCAATCGAAGAACGCGACGCCTCCGGTGCGCTGCTCTACTATAAGCGTAGCTACCACCATCTGCCCGCCTGA